One window of Hujiaoplasma nucleasis genomic DNA carries:
- a CDS encoding YlxQ-related RNA-binding protein: MNKEKILSILGLCMRANRLISGEEMSLDKIKSQKARLVFLASDAGFNTSKRVSDKAKTYQVQIIKDFTSDELSKAIGKSNRMVIAIQDAGFAKKIISLL, encoded by the coding sequence ATGAATAAAGAGAAAATATTATCTATCTTAGGATTATGTATGCGGGCTAACCGCTTAATTTCTGGGGAAGAAATGTCTTTAGATAAAATTAAAAGCCAAAAAGCTCGCTTGGTTTTTCTAGCAAGCGATGCTGGTTTTAATACAAGCAAAAGAGTTAGTGATAAAGCCAAGACTTATCAAGTTCAAATCATCAAGGATTTTACATCAGATGAGTTGAGTAAAGCCATTGGCAAGAGTAATCGGATGGTCATAGCAATTCAAGATGCTGGATTCGCTAAAAAGATTATAAGTTTACTATAG
- the rnpM gene encoding RNase P modulator RnpM, with protein sequence MKVRKIPMRKCVVTNERMEKKDLLRVVRTPEGQVIYDPTGKANGRGVYLSKNKIVIEKAMKHKILSRHLDVEVPNDVFETLFKVIDNE encoded by the coding sequence ATGAAAGTTAGGAAAATTCCCATGAGAAAATGTGTTGTGACCAATGAACGCATGGAAAAAAAAGACTTGTTAAGGGTTGTAAGAACTCCAGAAGGGCAAGTTATTTATGATCCAACAGGTAAAGCGAATGGTCGCGGCGTTTATCTATCAAAAAACAAAATAGTGATTGAAAAAGCCATGAAACACAAAATATTATCTAGACATTTAGATGTAGAAGTTCCTAATGACGTTTTTGAGACTTTGTTCAAAGTGATTGACAATGAATAA